One Picrophilus oshimae DSM 9789 genomic region harbors:
- a CDS encoding dehydrogenase — translation MNIVEIARMPENERKSEMMDLFKNLMSKNDAEMLSSMKDLITEMCRDANENEYINLCLTNMSIVLSMDDRSLKSFIKIRMKANSELNDSYKSRDMEMIEKAMERLPENDRKRLMAAMGQ, via the coding sequence ATGAATATTGTTGAAATAGCAAGAATGCCTGAAAATGAAAGAAAAAGTGAAATGATGGATCTTTTTAAAAATCTAATGTCAAAGAATGATGCAGAAATGTTGTCTTCAATGAAGGATCTTATAACAGAGATGTGCAGGGATGCAAATGAAAACGAATATATTAACCTGTGCCTGACAAACATGTCAATTGTGCTTTCAATGGATGACCGGTCACTAAAATCATTTATAAAAATAAGGATGAAGGCAAACTCAGAACTTAATGACAGTTATAAATCAAGGGATATGGAAATGATTGAAAAGGCAATGGAAAGGCTACCTGAAAATGATAGAAAAAGGCTTATGGCTGCAATGGGGCAGTGA